The segment GTCGGGCCCGATGCCCCGCTCGACGGCCTCGGCGCCGTGGCGGCGCAGGATGCCCTCCAGGACCTCCCACCGGGACGCCAGGGCGGGCCGGCCCAGGTCGTGGAGCTCGAGGAAGAGCATGGGCTGTTCGGGGAGCCCCGCCCCCCGGTCCCGCCCCACGTCGCGATTGATCTCGGCGGCGACCCCCGCGTCCAGGAGCTCGCAGGCGGCAGGGTCCACGCCGCGCCGCATGGTCTCGCTCACCGCCTCGCAGGCCCTGCGGATCGACGGGAAGACGGCCATGGCCGTCAGGTGCTCGGGTGGGAGGCCCCGGAGCCTCAGGGTGGCCCGGGTGACGATCCCCAGGGTCCCCTCGCTCCCCACCAGGAGCCGCACGAGATCGTATCCCGGCGCAAACCGGGCGCTTCGGCCGCCAAGCCGCAGCACGTCTCCCCTGCCGGTCACCACCTCCAGGGCGAGCACGCAGTCCCGGGTGGCGCCGTAGGCCACCGTCCGGATGCCCGCGGCGTTGTTGCCGATCATGCCCCCGATGCAGGCCGAGGCCCCGGGGTCGGGGGGAAAGAAGAGGCCGAGGTGGCGCAGGTGGTCGTTCAGGTCCCGGTAGACCACGCCGGGCTCCACATCGGCCTGGAGGTCGGCGGCCCGGACTTCCAGGATCCGGTTCATCTCGGCGAAATCCAAGACGATGCCCCCGTGGAGCGGGATCGGGTTTCCCTCGAGGCTCGTCCCGGCGCACCAGGGGGTCACCGCCCACCGGCGCCCGGCGGCGAGCTCGACCACCGCCGCCACGTCGTCGGTGCACCGGGGCCAGACCACCACCTCGGGGCGGCAGGGGGGAAGGTACGACTCGTCCCGGGAGTGGAGGTCGAGGACGGACGGGCCCGCGGAGACCCTCGCTGGGGCCACCAGGTTCTTGAGCTGGGCGATGTCGTCCTTCGTCACGCGGGCGAAGTGCAAGAGGCACGCTCTCCAGCAGACGTGGGAAAGGCGCGCCTACTCTAGAGCAACCACCGGCGCGGCGCGACGCTCTTTTGCGCCGGCTTCCCCGGTCCCGCGCGACGGGGGACTCACGGCGCCGCCTTGACCCGCGCGGGGGTCAGGGGAAGCTGGAAGAGCCGCGCCCCCGCTGCGTCGAACACGGCGTTGGCCACGGCGGCGCCCACGCAGACCATGGCCGGCTCCCCACCGCCCTTGGAGGGCGTGGCGTCGGAACGGACCAGCAGGGTCTCGATCTTCGGAAGCCGCGAGAAGCGGGGCAGTTCGTAGGTGTCGAAGTTGCGGTCCTGCACCGCGCCCCCGCGGAAGCGCAGTTCCTCGCTCAGGGTGTAGCCGAGCGACATGGTGAGGCACCCCTCCATCTGGAGGGCGGCGCCCCGGGGATTCACGGCAAAGCCCATGTCCTGGGCGCAGACCAGCCGTGCGACCTGCACCCGGCCGGTCCGGGCATCGACCCCCACCTCGGCCATGGTGGCCACGTAGGTCTCGGACCGGATGCCGCAGGCCACGCCGACACCCCGGCGGCTGGGGGCCGGCGCGGGCGTCCACCCGAACTTCTCCGCGCAGGCGGAGAGCACCGCCCGCATCTTTCGGTCCGAGAGGTGCGCCAGCCGAAACGCCACCGGGTCGGCGCCCGCCGCGGCGGCCATGACGTCCATCTGCACCTCCCGGGCGAAGGTGTTGGTGATGGTGGCGGGGGCCCGCCAGGGCCCGGTGCGAAACGGGTGCACCCCCGGGCTCCCCCGCCAGTGGCCGTGGGAGACCTCGCGCAGGTGGGGGATGTCGTAGAAGGTTCTCGCCCCGTCCTCCCCCGCCATGTAGACGGCATAGTCCCAATAGGAGATGCGCCCCTCCCCGTCGAGGCCCGAGGCCACCTTGACCACTGCCGCCGGCCGGAAGTCGTCGTAGAAGAACTCCTCCTCCCGGGTCCAGGCCACCTGCACGGGCCTGCCGGTGCGCACCGCGAGCCGCGCCGCCACCTCCGCTTCCAGGTTTGTGTTCTTCCCCCCGTAGCCTCCTCCCACGGCCGTGGGGACGACCCGGACCTTCTCGGAAGCCAGGCCGAGCGCCGCGCAGACCCCGTCCCGTACGCGAAAGGGGCTCTGAGTCGACGCCCACACCGTGACCCGGTCCCCGTCCGGGGCCGCCGTGGAGGCGTGGGGCTCCAGGGGAGCGTGGGCGAGGTAGGGATCGAGGTAGGTGTGCTCGAAGATCTGGGCGGAGCGCCTTCTGCCCTCCTCCAGGGAGCCCCGCTCGGTCAGCACGTCCCCGGGGGGAGCCGTCCGCAGGATGTGGTCGAAGATGGACTTCGGATCGGGGGGGGCCGGGTCCCCGGGGGCCGGCTCGAACTTGGCCCGGATCGCCGCGAGCGCCCTCGCGGCCCCGTCGGGGGTGGAGTGGAGCACCGCGACGAGGCCGTCTTCCTCCACGACCTGCACCCCCTCCATCGCCGCTGCCGCCGAGACGTCCACCGACCTCGGCCGGGCGCCGTGGGCCGGGGGCCGGAGGATGCGGGCGTAGAGCAGGTCCGGCAGCCGCGTGTCCGCCCCGAAGAGGGCGCGGCCCGTCACCTTGTCCAGGAGATCGCGGCTCGGCGGGGAGGTGCCGGCCACCCGGTACTCCGCCTCCGGCTTCAGCGCCGGCTTGCCCTCCACGTGCCGCTCGACGATCCGGCCCTTCGTGAGCTCCGCGTAGGTCACCCGCTTGCCGGGGGCGGTACGGTCGGCGACGAGGCCGCCCTGCACCTCCAGATCGCCCGGCGACGAGCCCAGGTGCCGGGCGGCGAGCTCCAGCAGCACGGCCCGGGCCTCGGCCGCCGCCGCGCGCAGGACGGGGCCGAAGGAGCGCACAGAGAGAGACCCGAAGGTGCCGCGGTCGTAGGGGCACAGGTCCGTGTCCCCCATCACCAGATCGATGGACCCGTAGTCCACGTCGAGCTCGTCGGCCAGGATCTGGGCCAGGGCCGCATTGATCCCCTGGCCCATCTCGACCTTGCCTGTGTAACAGGCGACCCGGC is part of the Thermodesulfobacteriota bacterium genome and harbors:
- a CDS encoding FAD-binding oxidoreductase; protein product: MHFARVTKDDIAQLKNLVAPARVSAGPSVLDLHSRDESYLPPCRPEVVVWPRCTDDVAAVVELAAGRRWAVTPWCAGTSLEGNPIPLHGGIVLDFAEMNRILEVRAADLQADVEPGVVYRDLNDHLRHLGLFFPPDPGASACIGGMIGNNAAGIRTVAYGATRDCVLALEVVTGRGDVLRLGGRSARFAPGYDLVRLLVGSEGTLGIVTRATLRLRGLPPEHLTAMAVFPSIRRACEAVSETMRRGVDPAACELLDAGVAAEINRDVGRDRGAGLPEQPMLFLELHDLGRPALASRWEVLEGILRRHGAEAVERGIGPD
- a CDS encoding molybdopterin cofactor-binding domain-containing protein; the encoded protein is NAMGDERERGAVETFPWGLRIGRREFLQRVGVLGGGLLVYVSLGAPPAPAQFRERRRQTGTAPGDFNAFLRIGADGRVACYTGKVEMGQGINAALAQILADELDVDYGSIDLVMGDTDLCPYDRGTFGSLSVRSFGPVLRAAAAEARAVLLELAARHLGSSPGDLEVQGGLVADRTAPGKRVTYAELTKGRIVERHVEGKPALKPEAEYRVAGTSPPSRDLLDKVTGRALFGADTRLPDLLYARILRPPAHGARPRSVDVSAAAAMEGVQVVEEDGLVAVLHSTPDGAARALAAIRAKFEPAPGDPAPPDPKSIFDHILRTAPPGDVLTERGSLEEGRRRSAQIFEHTYLDPYLAHAPLEPHASTAAPDGDRVTVWASTQSPFRVRDGVCAALGLASEKVRVVPTAVGGGYGGKNTNLEAEVAARLAVRTGRPVQVAWTREEEFFYDDFRPAAVVKVASGLDGEGRISYWDYAVYMAGEDGARTFYDIPHLREVSHGHWRGSPGVHPFRTGPWRAPATITNTFAREVQMDVMAAAAGADPVAFRLAHLSDRKMRAVLSACAEKFGWTPAPAPSRRGVGVACGIRSETYVATMAEVGVDARTGRVQVARLVCAQDMGFAVNPRGAALQMEGCLTMSLGYTLSEELRFRGGAVQDRNFDTYELPRFSRLPKIETLLVRSDATPSKGGGEPAMVCVGAAVANAVFDAAGARLFQLPLTPARVKAAP